A genomic window from Pyxicephalus adspersus chromosome 2, UCB_Pads_2.0, whole genome shotgun sequence includes:
- the GP1BA gene encoding platelet glycoprotein Ib alpha chain: MVAVSPVLYFGIFGLFLANQVYTSCVSEENLSKRKKETSCIQLSLTSVPMKEIPPDTGILILSFNNLKAISTSTFKGMKELVELDLSDNALTSFKVDLPIMLEELNLANNSLTGIPDLSQLSSLTRLVLTNNRISTVSDSAFKGLNGLKMLELQKNSIHSLSGEVFNDLKSLDLLDLSYNQLWELSAHLISGPVSLKQFYLTGNKLTNIPDKFFDGLDSLAYVYLDKNPWICNCALQYLKDWMEDNGHIIYYLSNGTPVGDEKSVLCSDGTPLIDYDMPDCSGKGLGDADQHFIPTKFIPIPKKTTQAQSTIAQTPKPWKTTKITTVKITHVLTTRHPTLAATTSKIKQLTTPIVTSTKLSTTTPTTTTTSTTRKITTTPYKTIIMTTTEKRTTTLETTEMPSSTHPTTTFHTTSTLPTLKVAPSTVMATSTVSTQKHPANITHMPTSAKVTEALFRTTDTYLFFTMPPARVGRAEAHGMSWLEYKILKNCCFLHLILYIVGLLLLLAEIILTACLLVWTHTHLYRHYQALMEKMPNIRLIRYSLRAPVNEDEILLVRDIENNFSDQSLSGVTRMLVLEANTRDQKKLYTSAIL; this comes from the exons ATGGTTGCCGTTAGTCCTGTTCTTTATTTCGGGATCTTTGGCCTCTTTTTGGCCAACCAAGTCTACACTTCTTGTGTCTCAGAGGAGAATCTCagcaagagaaagaaagagacgTCTTGTATTCAACTTTCCTTAACCAGCGTTCCCATGAAGGAAATACCCCCAGACACTGGTATCCTCATCCTGAGTTTTAATAACCTGAAGGCCATCTCCACCTCCACTTTTAAGGGAATGAAAGAGCTAGTAGAGCTGGACTTATCAGACAATGCTTTGACTAGCTTTAAGGTGGACCTTCCGATTATGTTAGAAGAATTAAATCTGGCAAATAATTCATTAACCGGAATCCCAGATTTGTCCCAACTGTCCAGCCTAACTAGGCTTGTTTTGACCAACAATCGCATTTCTACTGTCTCGGACTCTGCATTCAAAGGGCTGAATGGTTTAAAGATGCTGGAGCTCCAGAAAAATTCCATCCACTCACTTTCGGGAGAG GTTTTTAATGACCTGAAAAGTCTGGACCTACTAGATTTATCATACAATCAACTGTGGGAACTTTCAGCCCACCTTATCTCCGGTCCTGTCTCTCTCAAACAATTTTACTTGACAGGAAATAAACTAACAAACATTCCAGATAAGTTCTTTGATGGATTGGATTCTCTTGCCTATGTATATCTTGACAAGAACCCGTGGATCTGCAACTGTGCCCTGCAATATTTAAAGGACTGGATGGAAGACAATGGACATATTATCTATTATTTGTCTAATGGAACTCCAGTAGGTGACGAGAAAAGTGTCCTCTGCTCTGATGGAACCCCACTTATCGATTATGATATGCCCGATTGTAGTGGAAAAGGACTTGGTGATGCAGATCAACATTTTATACCAACAAAATTTATACCAATACCTAAGAAAACCACACAAGCACAGTCAACCATTGCCCAGACCCCAAAACCATGGAAAACGACAAAGATTACAACAGTGAAAATTACCCATGTGCTGACCACAAGGCATCCAACATTAGCTGCTACAACTTCTAAGATTAAACAATTGACAACCCCAATTGTAACTTCAACAAAACTGTCCACGACAACTCCAACAACCACCACAACTTCAACAACAAGAAAAATAACCACAACACCATACAAAACTATTATAATGACAACTACTGAGAAAAGGACAACTACTCTTGAAACCACGGAAATGCCTTCATCTACTCATCCAACAACCACTTTCCACACAACTTCTACTCTTCCAACATTAAAGGTGGCACCTAGTACAGTCATGGCCACCTCAACTGTGTCAACACAAAAGCATCCTGCAAACATAACCCACATGCCTACCAGTGCCAAAGTCACAGAAGCACTGTTTAGGACTACAGATACTTACTTATTCTTCACCATGCCACCAGCAAGAGTTGGCAGAGCAGAAGCCCATGGCATGTCATGGCTGGAGTACAAAATTCTCAAAAACTGTTGCTTCCTTCACCTAATCCTCTATATTGTGGGTCTACTCCTTCTCTTGGCCGAGATCATCCTAACGGCATGCTTGCTGGTTTGGACACACACACATCTTTATCGGCATTATCAAGCCCTAATGGAGAAGATGCCGAATATACGGCTAATCCGGTACAGCCTGCGGGCACCAGTTAATGAAGATGAGATACTACTTGTCCGCGATATTGAAAACAACTTCAGTGACCAGTCATTATCTGGGGTGACAAGGATGCTGGTGCTGGAAGCCAATACCAGGGACCAGAAGAAGCTATACACCTCAGCCATTTTGTAA
- the CHRNE gene encoding acetylcholine receptor subunit epsilon isoform X1, giving the protein MGGQLPIWLLLPFLFYSLANEETKLIKDLLKNYNKKARPVKSINDIIDVRLKLTLTNLISLNEKEETMTTNVWLQLEWNDYRMTWNDLDYGGITVVRISHEMVWLPDIVLENNVDGQFEVAYYANVLVNSSGHMYWLPPAIFRSACAVEVTYFPFDWQNCTLAFRSKSYNAKEINLLLAFADDGGLMERVEIDPEAFTENGEWAIKHCPAWKYVNYRYTKDDLEYQEINFGLIIQRKPLFYIVNIIVPCVLISSLVVLVYFLPAKAGGQKCTTSISVLLAQTVFLFLIAQKVPETSLSVPLIGKYLIFVMIVSTIIVLSCVIVLNVSLRTPSTHNLTAVMKRRLLEILPRYLHMKIEPCEEGEETPKERRKSSLGIMLKAEEYVLKKPRSELMFERQRERHGLSRDSRGHRGEEEGGRKGRKGQWRWQIVDGFDVGVTTPLFKNLAHCAPEIKECVEACNFITSSTKEQNKTNAEMENWIMIGKVLDVLCFWGALPLFVVGTLAIFFMGHFNNAPEHPFKGGGHEFPLCTTSR; this is encoded by the exons ATGGGTGGCCAGCTTCCCATCTGGTTACTGCTTCCTTTCCTATTCT ATTCGCTGGCCAATGAGGAGACCAAGCTGATAAAAGACTTGCtcaaaaattacaacaaaaaagcTCGCCCTGTGAAATCCATTAATGATATCATAGATGTACGTCTGAAACTTACCCTCACTAACCTCATCTCGCTG AATGAGAAAGAAGAGACAATGACAACCAACGTATGGCTCCAACTG GAATGGAATGACTACCGAATGACATGGAATGATTTAGACTATGGTGGGATCACCGTGGTACGGATTTCACACGAGATGGTCTGGTTGCCAGACATTGTTTTGGAAAACAA CGTTGATGGCCAGTTTGAAGTGGCCTATTATGCTAACGTCCTGGTAAATAGCAGTGGCCACATGTATTGGCTCCCACCAGCCATTTTCAGAAGTGCGTGCGCTGTGGAGGTTACCTACTTCCCCTTTGACTGGCAGAACTGTACACTGGCATTCAG GTCAAAATCATACAATGCTAAAGAAATCAATCTACTTTTGGCTTTTGCTGACGATGGGGGTCTGATGGAGCGGGTGGAAATTGACCCTGAGGCTTTCACGG AGAATGGAGAATGGGCAATAAAGCACTGCCCTGCCTGGAAGTATGTGAACTATCGCTATACAAAGGATGACCTTGAATATCAAGAAATTAATTTTGGGCTTATAATTCAAAGGAAGCCTCTGTTCTACATTGTCAACATCATCGTACCTTGTGTCCTCATCTCCTCCCTGGTAGTGTTGGTCTATTTCCTACCAGCCAAAG CTGGTGGTCAGAAATGTACCACATCTATCTCGGTTCTCCTTGCTCAGACTGTGTTCCTGTTTCTGATCGCTCAGAAGGTTCCTGAGACGTCCTTAAGTGTCCCACTTATTGGCAA ATATCTGATCTTTGTCATGATAGTATCAACAATTATTGTGCTGAGTTGTGTCATCGTTCTAAACGTGTCATTGAGGACACCGAGCACGCACAACTTGACTGCCGTCATGAAACGG AGGCTTCTGGAGATCTTACCACGATATCTCCACATGAAGATTGAACCATGCGAGGAAGGAGAGGAGACCCCAAAGGAGAGGAGGAAGAGCTCACTGGGAATCATGCTGAAGGCCGAGGAGTACGTGTTGAAGAAACCGCGCAGCGAACTGATGTTCGAAAGGCAGAGGGAACGACATGGCCTGAGCCGGGACTCCCGGGGCCACAGAGGTGAAGAGGAGGGAGGACGCAAAGGCAGAAAGGGGCAGTGGAGGTGGCAGATAG TTGATGGATTTGATGTCGGTGTAACCACTCCCCTTTTTAAGAATCTGGCACATTGTGCCCCGGAGATAAAGGAATGTGTAGAGGCCTGCAACTTCATCACCTCCAGCACAAAAGAGCAGAATAAGACCAATGCG gAAATGGAAAACTGGATCATGATTGGCAAAGTTCTAGACGTCTTGTGTTTCTGGGGAGCTCTGCCCCTCTTCGTGGTGGGCACCCTTGCCATCTTCTTCATGGGGCACTTCAACAATGCCCCAGAGCACCCGTTTAAAGGTGGCGGACACGAGTTTCCCTTGTGTACAACTTCTAGGTAA
- the CHRNE gene encoding acetylcholine receptor subunit epsilon isoform X2 — protein sequence MGGQLPIWLLLPFLFYSLANEETKLIKDLLKNYNKKARPVKSINDIIDVRLKLTLTNLISLNEKEETMTTNVWLQLEWNDYRMTWNDLDYGGITVVRISHEMVWLPDIVLENNVDGQFEVAYYANVLVNSSGHMYWLPPAIFRSACAVEVTYFPFDWQNCTLAFRSKSYNAKEINLLLAFADDGGLMERVEIDPEAFTENGEWAIKHCPAWKYVNYRYTKDDLEYQEINFGLIIQRKPLFYIVNIIVPCVLISSLVVLVYFLPAKAGGQKCTTSISVLLAQTVFLFLIAQKVPETSLSVPLIGKYLIFVMIVSTIIVLSCVIVLNVSLRTPSTHNLTAVMKRRLLEILPRYLHMKIEPCEEGEETPKERRKSSLGIMLKAEEYVLKKPRSELMFERQRERHGLSRDSRGHRVDGFDVGVTTPLFKNLAHCAPEIKECVEACNFITSSTKEQNKTNAEMENWIMIGKVLDVLCFWGALPLFVVGTLAIFFMGHFNNAPEHPFKGGGHEFPLCTTSR from the exons ATGGGTGGCCAGCTTCCCATCTGGTTACTGCTTCCTTTCCTATTCT ATTCGCTGGCCAATGAGGAGACCAAGCTGATAAAAGACTTGCtcaaaaattacaacaaaaaagcTCGCCCTGTGAAATCCATTAATGATATCATAGATGTACGTCTGAAACTTACCCTCACTAACCTCATCTCGCTG AATGAGAAAGAAGAGACAATGACAACCAACGTATGGCTCCAACTG GAATGGAATGACTACCGAATGACATGGAATGATTTAGACTATGGTGGGATCACCGTGGTACGGATTTCACACGAGATGGTCTGGTTGCCAGACATTGTTTTGGAAAACAA CGTTGATGGCCAGTTTGAAGTGGCCTATTATGCTAACGTCCTGGTAAATAGCAGTGGCCACATGTATTGGCTCCCACCAGCCATTTTCAGAAGTGCGTGCGCTGTGGAGGTTACCTACTTCCCCTTTGACTGGCAGAACTGTACACTGGCATTCAG GTCAAAATCATACAATGCTAAAGAAATCAATCTACTTTTGGCTTTTGCTGACGATGGGGGTCTGATGGAGCGGGTGGAAATTGACCCTGAGGCTTTCACGG AGAATGGAGAATGGGCAATAAAGCACTGCCCTGCCTGGAAGTATGTGAACTATCGCTATACAAAGGATGACCTTGAATATCAAGAAATTAATTTTGGGCTTATAATTCAAAGGAAGCCTCTGTTCTACATTGTCAACATCATCGTACCTTGTGTCCTCATCTCCTCCCTGGTAGTGTTGGTCTATTTCCTACCAGCCAAAG CTGGTGGTCAGAAATGTACCACATCTATCTCGGTTCTCCTTGCTCAGACTGTGTTCCTGTTTCTGATCGCTCAGAAGGTTCCTGAGACGTCCTTAAGTGTCCCACTTATTGGCAA ATATCTGATCTTTGTCATGATAGTATCAACAATTATTGTGCTGAGTTGTGTCATCGTTCTAAACGTGTCATTGAGGACACCGAGCACGCACAACTTGACTGCCGTCATGAAACGG AGGCTTCTGGAGATCTTACCACGATATCTCCACATGAAGATTGAACCATGCGAGGAAGGAGAGGAGACCCCAAAGGAGAGGAGGAAGAGCTCACTGGGAATCATGCTGAAGGCCGAGGAGTACGTGTTGAAGAAACCGCGCAGCGAACTGATGTTCGAAAGGCAGAGGGAACGACATGGCCTGAGCCGGGACTCCCGGGGCCACAGAG TTGATGGATTTGATGTCGGTGTAACCACTCCCCTTTTTAAGAATCTGGCACATTGTGCCCCGGAGATAAAGGAATGTGTAGAGGCCTGCAACTTCATCACCTCCAGCACAAAAGAGCAGAATAAGACCAATGCG gAAATGGAAAACTGGATCATGATTGGCAAAGTTCTAGACGTCTTGTGTTTCTGGGGAGCTCTGCCCCTCTTCGTGGTGGGCACCCTTGCCATCTTCTTCATGGGGCACTTCAACAATGCCCCAGAGCACCCGTTTAAAGGTGGCGGACACGAGTTTCCCTTGTGTACAACTTCTAGGTAA